A DNA window from Pseudomonas tohonis contains the following coding sequences:
- the gspH gene encoding type II secretion system minor pseudopilin GspH — MNRARGFTLLEILVVILLVGLVAGLAGLAQGDNGGQEARREAERLGALIALLREDAVLGHSQFGLRIEADGYSVQRLEADGRWRPAPGYRPQQLAPSLRLQLQRDEHAPAATAGGPQLLVLSSDEISPFTLHLELRGKPQLTLASDGLEEVRIEAP; from the coding sequence ATGAACCGCGCGCGGGGCTTCACCCTGCTGGAGATCCTCGTGGTCATCCTCCTGGTGGGGCTGGTGGCGGGGCTCGCCGGGCTGGCCCAGGGTGACAACGGTGGCCAGGAGGCGCGGCGCGAAGCCGAGCGACTGGGTGCGCTGATCGCGCTGCTGCGCGAGGACGCGGTGCTCGGCCACAGCCAGTTCGGCCTGCGCATCGAGGCCGACGGCTACAGCGTGCAACGCCTGGAGGCCGACGGCCGCTGGCGGCCCGCGCCCGGCTACCGCCCGCAGCAACTGGCGCCGTCGCTGCGCCTGCAGTTGCAGCGTGACGAGCATGCCCCGGCGGCCACGGCCGGCGGCCCGCAGTTGCTGGTGCTCTCCAGCGACGAGATCTCCCCCTTCACCCTGCACCTGGAGCTGCGCGGCAAGCCGCAGCTGACCCTCGCCAGCGACGGCCTGGAGGAGGTGCGCATTGAGGCGCCCTGA
- the gspI gene encoding type II secretion system minor pseudopilin GspI, which translates to MRRPDGFTLLEVMVALAIFATLSVALYSAAGHIAGNSAGLTERSLAQWLADNRLNELRAGMRAPEPGLRQERIAFAGRQWLLFSEVGQATSAGLRRVTLEVAEPGTPPRVRARLSGLIEAAP; encoded by the coding sequence TTGAGGCGCCCTGACGGCTTCACCCTGCTGGAGGTGATGGTGGCCCTGGCCATCTTCGCCACCCTGTCCGTCGCCCTGTACAGCGCCGCCGGGCATATCGCCGGCAACAGCGCCGGGCTCACCGAGCGCAGCCTCGCCCAGTGGCTGGCGGACAACCGCCTCAACGAGCTGCGCGCCGGCATGCGCGCGCCCGAGCCCGGCCTGCGCCAGGAGCGCATCGCCTTCGCCGGGCGCCAGTGGCTGCTGTTCAGCGAGGTCGGCCAGGCCACCAGCGCCGGGTTGCGCCGGGTCACCCTGGAAGTGGCCGAGCCGGGCACGCCGCCCCGGGTCCGCGCCCGCCTCAGCGGCCTGATCGAGGCGGCGCCATGA
- the gspJ gene encoding type II secretion system minor pseudopilin GspJ: MTQRGFTLLEVLIAMALFSLLGLASYQLLERVLHSERRIQQHERELRQLQRALDVLQRDLWQAMPHPLADDPSRRQALIGHGHELRLVRGGWANPLQERRSEVLQAAHRWDQGRWLRDYQDLDGGTLRSQRLLDGVTLTRLRYIDASGQARDAWPAADGALALPRALEIELDAPGFPDIRRVIPLPGSPGQRHE, encoded by the coding sequence ATGACGCAGCGCGGCTTCACCCTGCTCGAAGTGCTCATCGCCATGGCCCTGTTCAGCCTGCTCGGCCTGGCCAGCTACCAGTTGCTGGAGCGCGTGCTGCACAGCGAGCGGCGCATCCAGCAGCACGAGCGCGAACTGCGCCAGCTGCAACGGGCGCTGGACGTGCTGCAGCGCGACCTGTGGCAGGCCATGCCCCACCCGCTCGCCGACGACCCCAGCCGGCGCCAGGCGCTGATCGGCCACGGCCATGAGCTGCGCCTGGTGCGCGGCGGCTGGGCCAACCCGCTGCAGGAGCGCCGCAGCGAGGTGCTGCAGGCCGCCCACCGCTGGGACCAGGGTCGCTGGCTGCGCGACTACCAGGACCTGGACGGCGGCACCCTGCGCAGCCAGCGCCTGCTGGACGGCGTCACCCTGACCCGCCTGCGCTACATCGACGCCAGCGGCCAGGCGCGGGACGCCTGGCCCGCCGCCGATGGGGCGCTGGCCCTGCCGCGTGCGCTGGAGATCGAGCTGGACGCCCCCGGTTTCCCGGACATCCGCAGGGTCATCCCGCTGCCCGGCAGCCCGGGGCAACGGCATGAGTGA
- the gspK gene encoding type II secretion system minor pseudopilin GspK — translation MSEHARQRGVALISVLLITALVTLIISDMLARQRLSLASSANQLHQQQLWQLALSGEALARQRLHEELGKREEPLRVHLGQGWARDQALELDGGLVRIRVEDLAGRFDLDTLRSSNGPARARYQRLLKLLDLPPHDPARLPSRPGHDGKPQPLADSSQLLRLEPLGGADLQRLRAFVATLGGSALNLNTASAEQLAALEGLDPGIARTLVQGRPAQGYASVQAFVELPLLQGRELNSRGLAVDSRHFRVHLAAELGERRLYLASDLRLEVDGTLAVLRRQLLAPTQP, via the coding sequence ATGAGTGAGCACGCCCGGCAACGGGGCGTTGCGCTGATCAGCGTGCTGCTGATCACCGCCCTGGTGACCCTGATCATCAGCGACATGCTCGCCCGCCAACGCCTGAGCCTGGCCAGCAGCGCCAACCAGCTGCACCAGCAGCAGCTCTGGCAACTGGCCCTGAGCGGCGAGGCCCTGGCACGCCAGCGCCTGCACGAGGAGCTCGGCAAGCGCGAGGAGCCGCTGCGCGTGCACCTGGGCCAGGGCTGGGCACGCGACCAGGCGCTCGAACTCGACGGCGGGCTCGTGCGCATCCGCGTGGAAGACCTCGCCGGGCGCTTCGACCTCGACACCCTGCGCAGCAGCAACGGCCCGGCCCGCGCCCGCTACCAGCGCCTGCTGAAGCTGCTCGACCTGCCCCCCCACGACCCGGCGCGGCTGCCCTCGCGCCCGGGCCACGACGGCAAGCCCCAGCCCCTGGCCGACAGCAGCCAACTGCTGCGCCTGGAGCCCCTGGGCGGCGCCGACCTGCAACGCTTGCGCGCCTTCGTCGCCACCCTGGGCGGCAGCGCCCTCAACCTCAACACCGCCAGCGCCGAGCAACTGGCCGCCCTCGAAGGCCTCGACCCGGGCATCGCCCGCACCCTGGTGCAGGGCCGCCCCGCCCAGGGCTACGCGAGCGTGCAGGCCTTCGTCGAGCTGCCGCTGCTGCAGGGCCGCGAATTGAACAGCCGTGGCCTGGCCGTGGACAGCCGCCATTTCCGCGTGCACCTCGCCGCCGAACTGGGCGAACGACGCCTGTACCTGGCCAGCGACCTGCGCCTGGAAGTGGACGGCACCCTCGCCGTGCTGCGCCGGCAGCTGCTGGCCCCCACCCAACCCTGA
- the gspL gene encoding type II secretion system protein GspL: MHAWLHLASPTDPDTATWWLENGEPEQGDLHQAATRLAGLRLTLLLPAEAASLHRVQVPSRSGRWLRQALDSALEEVLLEDLDALHLARGALVDRQCRVIAVDRQWLRELLARLAGAGLVPARIHVDADCLPPEEPCALPCAGRWLLGGDPALFGALQEARLGELAALLPDGLRRLEQAPWPLLADGSRRAIDLRQGEFAKRGGQRPGWALAAGLLVIACAAQGVQDRLHRHWLERDTEQLQQANQAEWQQRFPGEPLVDLGRQLQARQAGSGRPTTGVGQELHELAATWSASGGSLAQVRQLDYRADEGWTLRVEAGSFADIERLREGLLAQGLNVQADSSTRSGEGVSTRLRITR, from the coding sequence GTGCACGCCTGGCTCCACCTCGCTTCCCCCACTGACCCCGACACGGCCACCTGGTGGCTGGAGAACGGCGAGCCCGAACAGGGCGACCTGCACCAGGCCGCCACACGCCTCGCCGGCCTGCGCCTGACCCTGCTGCTGCCGGCCGAGGCGGCCAGCCTGCATCGGGTGCAGGTGCCCTCGCGCAGTGGCCGCTGGCTGCGCCAGGCGCTGGACTCCGCGCTGGAAGAGGTCCTGCTGGAGGATCTCGACGCCCTGCACCTGGCACGCGGCGCCCTGGTCGACCGCCAGTGCCGGGTGATCGCCGTCGACCGGCAATGGCTGCGCGAGCTGCTGGCCCGCCTGGCCGGGGCCGGGCTGGTGCCGGCGCGCATCCATGTCGACGCCGACTGCCTGCCGCCGGAAGAGCCCTGCGCCCTGCCCTGCGCCGGCCGCTGGCTGCTCGGCGGCGACCCCGCCCTGTTCGGCGCGCTGCAGGAGGCCCGGCTGGGCGAACTCGCCGCGCTGCTGCCCGACGGCCTGCGGCGCCTGGAGCAGGCGCCCTGGCCGCTGCTGGCGGACGGTTCGCGCCGGGCCATCGACCTGCGCCAGGGCGAGTTCGCCAAGCGGGGCGGCCAGCGTCCCGGCTGGGCGCTGGCGGCGGGGCTGCTGGTGATCGCCTGCGCCGCGCAAGGGGTCCAGGACCGCCTGCACCGCCACTGGCTGGAACGCGACACCGAACAGCTCCAGCAGGCCAACCAGGCCGAATGGCAGCAACGCTTTCCCGGCGAGCCGCTGGTCGATCTCGGCCGCCAATTGCAGGCCCGCCAGGCCGGCTCGGGCCGCCCCACGACCGGCGTGGGGCAGGAACTGCACGAACTGGCCGCCACCTGGAGCGCCAGCGGCGGCAGCCTGGCCCAGGTGCGCCAGCTCGACTACCGGGCCGACGAGGGCTGGACGCTGCGGGTGGAGGCCGGCTCCTTCGCCGACATCGAACGCCTGCGCGAAGGGCTGCTCGCCCAGGGGCTGAACGTCCAGGCCGACTCCAGCACGCGCAGCGGCGAAGGCGTCAGCACCCGCCTGCGGATCACCCGATGA
- the gspM gene encoding type II secretion system protein GspM: MNPFPVLQSRWRQLPARERRALLLLALFLGPVLLWSALLQPQREALRLAEEDYQRALSQQVGLAALPQATPRPTLASDALPGLLARTSAESRLAIERMDHEGGGRIDLGLEGALDDLLAWLQALERAGAEVNSLGLEVSPEGRARVRLLVGPSA, translated from the coding sequence ATGAACCCCTTCCCCGTCCTGCAATCACGCTGGCGCCAGCTGCCCGCACGCGAGCGCCGCGCACTGCTCCTGCTCGCCCTGTTCCTCGGCCCGGTGCTGCTCTGGAGCGCACTGCTGCAACCCCAGCGCGAAGCGCTGCGCCTGGCCGAGGAGGACTACCAGCGGGCGCTGAGCCAGCAGGTGGGGCTGGCCGCGCTGCCACAGGCCACGCCCCGGCCGACGCTGGCCAGCGACGCCCTGCCCGGCCTGCTGGCACGCACCAGCGCCGAGTCGCGGCTGGCCATCGAGCGCATGGATCACGAGGGCGGCGGACGCATCGACCTGGGCCTGGAAGGCGCCCTCGACGACCTGCTCGCCTGGCTGCAGGCGCTGGAGCGGGCGGGTGCCGAGGTGAACAGCCTGGGGCTGGAAGTCAGCCCCGAGGGCCGCGCACGCGTGCGCCTGCTGGTGGGGCCTTCCGCCTGA
- a CDS encoding amidase — protein sequence MKAAEYAALDALDLAALIASRDVTPEEVRAVALKAFEALNPSLNALVEHWDDEPLPPSGPLRGVPFLIKDVGVAMAGRRNELGSRLAQGLVAPFDSELMRRFREAGLLTLGRTTVPELAASTATESLATGPTRNPWNPRYGAGGSSGGAAAAVAAGLVPVAHATDGGGSIRVPAAVTGLFGLKPSRGRVSMGPGLDEVWSGLAMQGVLSRTVRDSAALLDAIQGHAPGDPYRIAAPERSFLAELAREPGRLRIGLLVHPLNGARSAASMVSAVEGVARQLQEMGHAVEAVQPDIGLDWDTFVELNARFWAANTADWIDALAAQTGRPIDGSTLEPASLALYELGRGLSAIDLLGAMHWRNTVARHMGAFFTRYDLLLSPTLADQPPLIGEYNRGQENLDGRGWMHRVFQQSPFTALANVSGGPSMSMPLAHDAASGLPIGIQLSADWGQEGMLLRLAGQLERALPWSARTPELWTGTLD from the coding sequence ATGAAAGCCGCTGAATACGCCGCCCTGGATGCCCTCGACCTGGCCGCCCTGATCGCCTCGCGCGACGTGACGCCGGAGGAGGTGCGCGCCGTCGCGCTGAAGGCCTTCGAGGCGTTGAACCCCTCGCTCAACGCCCTGGTCGAGCACTGGGACGACGAGCCGCTGCCACCTTCCGGGCCGCTGCGTGGCGTGCCCTTCCTGATCAAGGACGTGGGCGTGGCCATGGCGGGGCGCCGCAACGAGCTGGGCAGCCGCCTGGCCCAGGGCCTGGTCGCCCCGTTCGATTCGGAGCTGATGCGGCGCTTCCGTGAGGCCGGGCTGCTGACCCTGGGCCGTACCACCGTGCCGGAGCTGGCCGCCAGCACCGCCACCGAATCCCTCGCCACCGGCCCCACGCGCAACCCCTGGAACCCGCGATACGGCGCCGGCGGCTCCAGCGGCGGAGCGGCCGCAGCGGTGGCCGCCGGCCTGGTGCCGGTGGCCCACGCCACCGATGGCGGCGGCTCGATCCGGGTGCCGGCGGCGGTGACCGGCCTGTTCGGCCTCAAGCCCAGCCGTGGCCGGGTCTCCATGGGGCCGGGCCTCGACGAGGTGTGGAGCGGGCTGGCCATGCAGGGCGTGCTCAGCCGTACCGTGCGTGACAGCGCGGCGCTGCTGGACGCCATCCAGGGCCACGCACCGGGCGACCCGTACCGCATCGCCGCGCCCGAGCGCAGCTTCCTCGCGGAGCTCGCGCGCGAACCGGGACGACTGCGCATCGGCCTGCTGGTGCACCCGCTGAACGGCGCGCGCAGCGCGGCGTCCATGGTCTCGGCGGTGGAAGGCGTCGCCCGCCAGCTACAGGAGATGGGCCATGCGGTGGAAGCGGTGCAGCCGGATATCGGCCTGGACTGGGACACCTTCGTCGAGCTCAACGCGCGTTTCTGGGCCGCCAACACCGCTGACTGGATCGACGCCCTGGCGGCCCAGACCGGCCGGCCCATCGACGGCAGCACCCTGGAGCCGGCGAGCCTCGCCCTGTACGAGCTGGGGCGCGGCCTCAGTGCCATCGACCTGCTGGGCGCCATGCACTGGCGCAACACGGTGGCGCGCCACATGGGGGCCTTCTTCACCCGCTACGACCTGCTGCTGAGCCCGACCCTGGCCGATCAGCCACCGCTCATCGGCGAGTACAACCGTGGGCAGGAGAACCTCGACGGCCGTGGCTGGATGCACCGGGTCTTCCAGCAGTCGCCCTTCACCGCCCTGGCCAATGTCAGCGGCGGCCCGTCGATGTCCATGCCCCTGGCGCATGACGCCGCCAGCGGCCTGCCCATCGGCATCCAGCTCAGCGCCGATTGGGGGCAGGAGGGGATGCTGCTGCGCCTGGCCGGGCAACTGGAGCGGGCCCTGCCCTGGAGCGCCCGCACGCCGGAACTCTGGACCGGCACGCTGGACTGA
- a CDS encoding TetR/AcrR family transcriptional regulator translates to MRPERVMRLPPRERIIDAAQELFFNEGITRVTVDAIAAKAESTKMTVYRHFESKDALVLEWIRLHIEQYQDIFERLAQAHPDDARAQLLGFARFIADDLSTSSYRGCSFTNVIAEIPDDQHPARVLIEAHKQAQFRRLATLCEEAGLADAQEVAEELTYLMEGAQIVSQNKGIERVGEKLLRMVRKKIGA, encoded by the coding sequence ATGCGACCCGAACGCGTCATGCGCCTGCCCCCTCGCGAACGCATCATCGATGCCGCGCAGGAGCTGTTTTTCAACGAAGGGATCACCCGCGTCACGGTGGACGCCATCGCGGCCAAGGCCGAGTCCACCAAGATGACCGTCTACCGGCATTTCGAGTCCAAGGACGCCCTGGTGCTGGAGTGGATCCGCCTGCACATCGAGCAGTACCAGGACATCTTCGAGCGCCTGGCGCAGGCGCACCCTGACGACGCCCGGGCGCAGCTGCTAGGCTTCGCCCGGTTCATCGCCGACGACCTGTCGACCTCCTCCTACCGGGGCTGCTCGTTCACCAACGTGATCGCCGAGATCCCCGACGACCAGCACCCTGCGCGTGTGCTGATCGAGGCCCACAAGCAGGCGCAGTTCCGCCGTCTCGCCACGCTCTGCGAAGAGGCCGGCCTGGCCGATGCGCAGGAGGTCGCCGAGGAGCTGACCTACCTGATGGAGGGCGCGCAGATCGTCTCGCAGAACAAGGGCATCGAGCGCGTCGGCGAGAAGCTCCTGCGCATGGTGAGGAAGAAGATCGGCGCGTGA
- a CDS encoding SRPBCC family protein encodes MTEAAPTTISVTRRFRQSAEQVFDAWLDPAIASRFLFATADGEMRVVDIDARVAGSYCIIERRGGEDAEHLGEYLEIERPTRLVFTFGIDRNDPSRDRISLAFTPLAEGCELLLEHAMRPAWAHYASATRDGWNMILGHLARALDTP; translated from the coding sequence ATGACCGAAGCGGCCCCCACCACCATCAGCGTCACGCGGCGCTTCCGCCAGAGCGCCGAGCAGGTGTTCGACGCCTGGCTCGACCCGGCGATCGCCTCGCGCTTCCTGTTCGCCACGGCCGATGGCGAGATGCGCGTGGTGGACATCGACGCCCGGGTGGCGGGCAGCTACTGCATCATCGAACGGCGTGGCGGGGAGGACGCCGAGCACCTGGGCGAGTACCTGGAGATCGAGCGGCCGACACGCCTGGTGTTCACCTTCGGCATCGACCGCAACGACCCTTCCCGCGACCGCATCAGCCTTGCCTTCACCCCGCTGGCCGAAGGCTGCGAACTGCTGCTGGAGCACGCGATGCGGCCCGCCTGGGCGCACTACGCCTCCGCCACCCGCGACGGCTGGAACATGATCCTCGGCCACCTGGCCCGCGCCCTCGACACCCCCTGA
- a CDS encoding AAA family ATPase yields MKMERLRALVPAPGSAADFDACLALIPALGELASTPQDPVYHAEGDVWTHTRMVVEALLEQGAYATADDDERFVLFFAALLHDIAKPATTVIDEATGKIGQPGHSRRGAIDARILLWRAGVPFALRERICRIIAVHQLPFFALAGDKSGRSAEFILHKLSWELPVWMLCAVARADMQGRDYVGKQALLDDIELVEQLAEEEGCLRGPRAFVDAHTRVRYFRGARVLPDYPLHREVEGSEVIVLSGLPASGKNSWQAKHKPDLPVISYDDAREALGLRHGQNEGAAAHFAIDQAKALLRERRPFVWNATHLSAQMRKKTLDLLYAYDARVQLVYLEASEAEIRRRNTRRDSSLRNQDIARMLFKWEVPLPTEAEEVIYPG; encoded by the coding sequence ATGAAGATGGAACGACTGCGGGCCCTGGTGCCCGCCCCCGGCAGCGCGGCGGACTTCGACGCCTGCCTGGCGCTGATCCCGGCGCTGGGCGAGTTGGCCAGCACCCCGCAGGACCCGGTCTACCACGCCGAAGGCGATGTCTGGACCCACACCCGGATGGTGGTCGAGGCGCTGCTGGAGCAGGGCGCCTACGCCACGGCGGACGACGACGAACGCTTCGTGCTGTTCTTCGCCGCCTTGCTGCACGACATCGCCAAGCCGGCGACCACGGTGATCGACGAGGCCACCGGCAAGATCGGCCAGCCCGGCCATTCGCGGCGCGGGGCCATCGACGCGCGCATCCTGCTGTGGCGCGCCGGCGTGCCCTTCGCCCTGCGCGAGCGCATCTGCCGGATCATCGCCGTGCACCAGCTGCCGTTCTTCGCCCTGGCAGGGGACAAGAGCGGGCGCTCGGCGGAGTTCATCCTGCACAAGCTGTCCTGGGAGCTGCCGGTGTGGATGCTCTGCGCCGTGGCGCGGGCCGACATGCAGGGCCGCGACTATGTCGGCAAGCAGGCGCTGCTGGACGATATCGAACTGGTCGAGCAACTGGCCGAGGAAGAGGGCTGCCTGCGCGGGCCCAGGGCCTTCGTCGACGCGCACACGCGGGTGCGCTATTTCCGGGGGGCGCGGGTGCTGCCGGACTATCCCCTGCACCGCGAGGTCGAGGGCTCCGAGGTGATCGTCCTGTCCGGGCTGCCGGCCAGCGGCAAGAACTCCTGGCAGGCGAAACACAAGCCGGACCTGCCGGTGATCTCCTACGACGACGCGCGCGAGGCCCTGGGCCTGCGTCATGGGCAGAACGAGGGCGCCGCCGCGCACTTCGCCATCGACCAGGCCAAGGCCCTGCTGCGCGAGCGCCGGCCGTTCGTGTGGAACGCCACGCACCTGTCGGCGCAGATGCGCAAGAAGACCCTCGACCTGCTCTACGCCTACGACGCCCGCGTGCAGCTGGTGTACCTGGAGGCCAGCGAAGCGGAGATACGCCGGCGCAACACCCGGCGCGACAGCAGCCTGCGCAACCAGGACATCGCGCGGATGCTGTTCAAGTGGGAGGTGCCGCTGCCCACCGAGGCCGAGGAGGTGATCTACCCCGGCTGA
- a CDS encoding RNA ligase family protein translates to MTDHSCAHAHNLELFKYPRTPHLESSRLQIGDSDADQLAYRELAGCHLVVEEKLDGANAAISFSAGGELLLQSRGHYLVGGGRERQFSQFKQWARAHEHLLLERLEDRYVLFGEVCSKLHSVFYDRLPHLFLEFDIWDRQQRAFLSTRARRALLAGSPVLSVPVLHEGPPPPRLADLLKLVRPSLARSAGWRDAFVDTVRREGLDLARAQANSDRSELMEGLYLKIESPEHTLGRVKWVRPDFVQAILDSGIHHSQQPFIPNLLAPGVDLYAPEPVVTWADLAAAQGRHE, encoded by the coding sequence ATGACGGATCATTCCTGCGCCCATGCGCACAATCTCGAGCTGTTCAAATACCCGAGGACCCCGCACCTCGAATCCTCGCGCCTGCAGATCGGTGACAGCGATGCCGACCAGCTGGCCTACCGCGAGCTCGCCGGCTGCCACCTGGTGGTGGAGGAGAAGCTCGACGGCGCCAACGCCGCCATCAGCTTCTCGGCCGGCGGCGAGCTGCTGCTGCAGTCCCGCGGCCACTACCTGGTCGGTGGCGGCCGCGAGCGCCAGTTCAGCCAGTTCAAGCAGTGGGCCCGTGCCCACGAGCACCTTCTGCTGGAGCGGCTGGAGGACCGCTACGTACTGTTCGGCGAGGTGTGCAGCAAGCTGCATTCGGTGTTCTACGACCGGCTGCCGCACCTGTTCCTCGAGTTCGACATCTGGGACCGCCAGCAGCGGGCCTTCCTCTCCACCCGGGCGCGGCGCGCGTTGCTGGCCGGCAGCCCGGTGCTGTCGGTGCCGGTGCTCCACGAGGGCCCGCCGCCGCCTCGCCTGGCGGACCTGCTGAAGCTGGTGCGGCCGTCCCTGGCGCGCTCCGCCGGCTGGCGCGACGCGTTCGTCGACACCGTGCGGCGCGAGGGGCTGGACCTGGCCCGCGCCCAGGCCAACAGCGACCGCTCCGAGCTGATGGAAGGGCTGTACCTGAAGATCGAGAGCCCCGAACACACCCTTGGCCGGGTCAAGTGGGTGCGCCCGGACTTCGTCCAGGCCATCCTCGATTCCGGCATCCACCATTCCCAGCAGCCGTTCATCCCCAACCTGCTGGCTCCGGGCGTCGATCTCTACGCCCCCGAGCCGGTGGTGACCTGGGCCGACCTGGCTGCCGCACAAGGACGACACGAATGA
- a CDS encoding PH domain-containing protein, producing MDRIEAALTTLKSLLLGDETIIQGSHQLRLKALKHRREIVVATNMRLVIFIRRTFGGYRMHDIRWQDLQDAAIDENLLPGLFGAVLSLRLYNGTLVRIDGLEPVSARALYVYCQQQEQEWREKNRVRGMEERSGLGFIGLPGSTGGPAAPGAAAIPGAAMPGTPAFDALFSAAFSGATPGTVSRTTVGSPRTTVETTVDEGDSFSFQGKGDLGALAGMAKLMNPATASASADKLAKGMAEAKKQFDAGKLSAAEYESAKAKVLSSL from the coding sequence ATGGACCGGATCGAGGCCGCCCTCACCACCCTCAAATCCCTGCTGCTCGGCGACGAGACAATCATCCAGGGCTCGCACCAGCTGCGCCTGAAGGCGCTGAAGCACCGCCGGGAGATCGTGGTCGCCACCAACATGCGCCTGGTGATCTTCATCCGCCGCACGTTCGGCGGCTACCGCATGCACGACATCCGCTGGCAGGACCTGCAGGACGCCGCCATCGACGAGAACCTGCTGCCGGGCCTGTTCGGCGCCGTGCTGAGCCTGCGCCTGTACAACGGCACCCTGGTGCGCATCGACGGCCTGGAGCCGGTGAGCGCCCGCGCCCTGTACGTCTACTGCCAGCAGCAGGAACAGGAATGGCGGGAGAAGAACCGCGTCCGCGGCATGGAGGAGCGTTCGGGGCTCGGCTTCATCGGCCTGCCGGGTAGCACGGGCGGCCCGGCTGCGCCGGGGGCTGCGGCCATCCCGGGCGCCGCGATGCCGGGAACCCCGGCCTTCGACGCGCTCTTTTCCGCGGCCTTCTCCGGCGCGACGCCTGGCACGGTCAGCCGCACGACCGTCGGCTCACCGCGCACCACCGTCGAGACCACGGTGGATGAAGGCGACTCCTTCTCCTTCCAGGGCAAGGGGGATCTCGGCGCACTGGCCGGCATGGCCAAGCTGATGAACCCGGCGACCGCCTCCGCCAGCGCCGACAAGCTGGCCAAGGGCATGGCCGAGGCGAAGAAGCAGTTCGACGCGGGCAAGCTTTCCGCCGCCGAGTACGAAAGCGCGAAAGCCAAGGTCCTCAGCAGCCTGTAA